From Arthrobacter sp. FW306-2-2C-D06B, a single genomic window includes:
- a CDS encoding adenosine deaminase: MTEPIVDAAPALDFDLKSLPKVSLHDHLDGGLRPSTIIELAEAVGHTLPSTDPVALGQWFRESADSGSLVRYLETFDHTIAVMQTKEGLARVAKEFVEDLADDGVVYGEIRWAPEQHLQKGLTLDEVVDAVQEGLDAGVDAVEESGRQIQVGQLITAMRHADRGQEIAELAVRHRYNGAVGFDIAGAEDGFLPSRFKDAFTYLAEHNFPATVHAGEAAGLESIQSALVDGRALRLGHGVRIAEDITVEFEDAEGEEADDDAEDTVGMVTLGEVAGWVRDRGIALEICPSSNLQTGAIANFGEGIENHPLDMLYQLGFNVTINTDNRLMSGVSLTDEFELLVETFDYDLDDLLELTLNAAESSFLPLDEKEALVEYINDAYANLG, encoded by the coding sequence GTGACTGAGCCTATTGTTGATGCCGCCCCTGCCCTTGACTTCGACCTGAAGAGCCTGCCGAAAGTTTCCCTTCACGACCATCTGGACGGGGGACTGCGCCCGTCCACCATCATCGAGCTGGCGGAGGCCGTCGGCCATACCTTGCCTTCCACCGATCCCGTAGCTCTGGGCCAGTGGTTCCGTGAGTCCGCTGACTCCGGTTCTTTGGTCCGCTACCTCGAAACCTTTGACCACACGATTGCTGTCATGCAGACCAAGGAAGGCCTGGCGCGCGTCGCCAAGGAATTCGTCGAGGACCTGGCTGACGACGGCGTCGTGTACGGCGAGATCCGCTGGGCACCCGAACAGCACCTGCAGAAGGGCCTCACCCTGGACGAGGTTGTGGACGCCGTCCAGGAAGGGCTCGACGCCGGAGTGGACGCCGTTGAGGAGTCCGGGCGCCAAATCCAGGTGGGCCAGCTCATCACGGCGATGCGCCACGCTGACCGCGGCCAGGAAATTGCCGAGCTCGCCGTGCGCCACCGCTACAACGGAGCTGTCGGCTTCGACATCGCCGGAGCCGAAGACGGTTTCCTGCCTTCCCGCTTCAAGGACGCTTTCACCTACCTGGCCGAGCACAACTTCCCGGCTACCGTGCACGCCGGCGAAGCCGCGGGCCTGGAAAGCATCCAGTCCGCCCTTGTGGACGGCCGCGCCTTGCGCTTGGGCCACGGCGTGCGTATCGCGGAGGACATCACCGTTGAGTTCGAAGACGCCGAGGGCGAAGAGGCCGACGACGACGCCGAGGACACCGTGGGCATGGTCACCTTGGGCGAAGTGGCCGGCTGGGTCCGCGACCGCGGAATCGCCCTGGAAATCTGCCCCTCGTCCAACCTGCAGACCGGCGCAATCGCGAACTTCGGCGAAGGCATCGAGAACCACCCGCTGGACATGCTCTACCAGCTGGGCTTCAACGTCACCATCAACACGGACAACCGGCTCATGAGCGGGGTGTCGCTCACGGACGAGTTCGAGCTTCTCGTGGAGACCTTCGATTACGATCTGGACGACCTTCTCGAACTGACGCTCAACGCGGCCGAGTCGTCATTCCTGCCGCTGGACGAAAAAGAGGCGTTGGTGGAGTACATCAACGACGCCTACGCCAACCTTGGCTGA
- a CDS encoding MazG nucleotide pyrophosphohydrolase domain-containing protein: protein MAEQTPEGAVGELLGKIASLREHCPWMGALTHESLVEYLIEEAYEVVDSIEAGASGSDTADELRGELGDVLLQVVLHARLAEEQGRFTFDDVARAITEKMVRRNPHVFKPDGSLQESFPATVEEIVEKWDAVKKAEKPARSDPFEGLPPHLPALALAQKSLDRAERAERAGGPERNGSPVAAVEVPDSEAALGDLLLAVVAGSREKGFDAERALRGAVRRYQGRDGEATKREGSDAVP, encoded by the coding sequence TTGGCTGAGCAGACTCCTGAAGGGGCGGTCGGGGAGCTGCTGGGGAAGATCGCCTCATTGCGCGAGCACTGTCCGTGGATGGGGGCGCTGACCCACGAATCCCTCGTGGAGTACCTGATCGAGGAAGCGTACGAGGTGGTCGACTCGATCGAGGCCGGCGCGTCCGGTTCCGATACTGCCGACGAACTCCGCGGCGAGCTGGGCGACGTGCTGCTCCAAGTAGTGCTGCACGCCCGGCTTGCCGAGGAGCAAGGACGGTTCACCTTCGACGATGTCGCGCGCGCCATCACGGAGAAGATGGTGCGGCGCAACCCGCACGTCTTCAAGCCGGACGGGTCCTTGCAGGAATCCTTCCCGGCCACGGTGGAGGAGATCGTCGAAAAGTGGGACGCCGTGAAGAAGGCCGAAAAGCCCGCGCGTTCGGATCCCTTCGAGGGATTACCACCCCATCTTCCCGCCCTCGCCTTGGCGCAAAAGTCCCTTGACCGTGCCGAGCGGGCAGAACGCGCGGGCGGCCCGGAACGGAACGGCAGTCCAGTGGCGGCGGTGGAGGTTCCCGACTCCGAAGCTGCGCTCGGGGACTTGCTGCTCGCCGTCGTCGCGGGCTCGAGGGAGAAGGGGTTCGACGCCGAACGGGCTTTGCGCGGTGCCGTCCGGCGCTACCAGGGCCGCGACGGCGAAGCCACAAAACGTGAGGGTTCCGACGCTGTTCCGTAA
- the eno gene encoding phosphopyruvate hydratase gives MALIDAIHAREILDSRGNPTVEVEVLLSDGQIGRAAVPSGASTGEHEAVELRDGDKGRYLGKGVQKAVDAVIDEIAPALIGFDATDQRSIDQAMIDLDGTPNKGKLGANAILGVSLAVANAAAASADLPLYKYLGGPNAHVLPVPLMNILNGGSHADSDVDIQEFMIAPIGADTFSEGLRWGVEVYHNLKSVLQAKGLSTGLGDEGGFAPNLPSNRAALDLIQEAIKNAGYTPGKDIALALDVASSEFYKDGAYQFEGKALTATEMSAYYAELVADYPLVSIEDPLDENDWEGWKTLTDTIGDKVQLVGDDLFVTNPIRLQQGIDSATANSLLVKVNQIGSLTETLDAVSLAQRSGYTTITSHRSGETEDTTIADIAVATNAGQIKTGAPARSERVAKYNQLLRIEEELDDAARYAGRSAFPRFKG, from the coding sequence ATGGCGCTTATCGATGCCATCCACGCCCGCGAGATCCTTGATTCCCGCGGAAACCCGACAGTAGAAGTTGAAGTTCTGCTTTCCGATGGCCAGATCGGCCGCGCGGCAGTTCCCTCCGGTGCGTCCACCGGCGAGCACGAAGCCGTTGAACTGCGCGACGGCGACAAAGGCCGTTACCTCGGCAAGGGCGTCCAGAAGGCCGTTGACGCGGTCATCGACGAAATCGCCCCGGCCCTGATCGGCTTCGACGCCACGGACCAGCGCAGCATCGACCAGGCCATGATCGACCTCGACGGCACCCCGAACAAGGGCAAGCTCGGCGCCAACGCCATCCTCGGCGTTTCCCTTGCCGTGGCCAACGCAGCCGCCGCCTCCGCCGACCTGCCCCTGTACAAGTACCTGGGTGGCCCTAACGCCCACGTCCTGCCCGTGCCGCTGATGAACATCCTCAACGGCGGCTCCCACGCCGACTCTGACGTCGACATCCAGGAATTCATGATCGCCCCGATCGGCGCCGATACCTTCTCCGAAGGCCTGCGCTGGGGCGTTGAGGTCTACCACAACCTCAAGTCGGTACTGCAGGCCAAGGGCCTCTCCACCGGCCTCGGCGACGAAGGCGGCTTCGCGCCGAACCTGCCGTCCAACCGCGCTGCTCTGGACCTGATCCAGGAAGCCATCAAGAACGCGGGCTACACGCCGGGCAAGGACATCGCCCTCGCGCTGGACGTCGCCTCCTCCGAGTTCTACAAGGACGGTGCCTACCAGTTCGAAGGCAAGGCACTCACGGCCACCGAGATGAGCGCCTACTACGCCGAACTCGTTGCCGACTACCCGTTGGTCTCCATCGAAGACCCGCTGGACGAAAACGACTGGGAAGGCTGGAAGACCCTTACCGACACCATCGGCGACAAGGTCCAGCTGGTTGGCGACGACCTCTTCGTCACCAACCCGATCCGCCTGCAGCAGGGCATCGACTCTGCCACGGCCAACTCGCTGCTCGTCAAGGTCAACCAGATCGGTTCCTTGACCGAGACCCTGGACGCCGTTTCCCTGGCCCAGCGTTCCGGTTACACCACCATCACCTCGCACCGCTCCGGCGAAACCGAGGACACCACCATTGCTGACATCGCCGTGGCCACCAACGCGGGCCAGATCAAGACCGGTGCCCCGGCGCGCTCCGAGCGCGTCGCCAAGTACAACCAGCTGCTGCGCATCGAAGAAGAACTCGACGACGCCGCTCGCTACGCCGGCCGCAGCGCTTTCCCGCGTTTCAAGGGTTAG
- a CDS encoding FtsB family cell division protein has protein sequence MATRRPKVPRADALGRSPQKNADGGHVIRADFGESRKASAAQRENPVNAGSRTSSNVKDEGGSQSKAQPGSKAGSAAKPGRSLPGRTESTPVVGKASNKTSGAGSTHTDKEHSARPVPAKAFSGRMLALAVVMIAITIMLAPTVKIWLEKKAEISSLEADIAAKQAEQASLQKQITRWQDPNYVKQQARDRINMVMPGEAGYWVFGGDVPAGTPGGSTSSGASGSPSNLPWVDGLWESIRRSATD, from the coding sequence ATGGCCACCCGCCGCCCCAAGGTCCCCCGGGCAGATGCCCTCGGCCGCTCGCCCCAAAAAAATGCCGACGGCGGCCATGTCATCCGTGCCGACTTCGGCGAATCCCGCAAGGCAAGCGCTGCCCAGCGAGAGAACCCGGTTAACGCCGGGTCCAGGACGTCGTCCAACGTCAAAGACGAAGGCGGCTCGCAAAGCAAGGCCCAGCCCGGATCCAAGGCTGGTTCTGCGGCGAAACCGGGACGTTCGCTTCCGGGCAGAACGGAAAGCACCCCGGTTGTCGGCAAGGCATCGAACAAAACGTCCGGTGCCGGCTCCACCCACACCGACAAGGAGCACAGCGCGCGCCCCGTGCCCGCGAAGGCGTTCTCCGGCCGGATGCTTGCCCTCGCCGTGGTGATGATCGCGATCACCATCATGCTCGCGCCCACAGTCAAGATCTGGTTGGAGAAAAAGGCGGAAATCTCCAGCTTGGAAGCCGATATTGCCGCCAAACAAGCCGAGCAGGCGAGCCTCCAGAAGCAGATCACGCGGTGGCAGGATCCCAACTATGTGAAACAACAAGCCCGGGATCGCATTAACATGGTTATGCCGGGTGAAGCAGGCTACTGGGTGTTTGGTGGAGACGTTCCCGCCGGGACGCCGGGCGGAAGCACCAGCTCGGGAGCTTCCGGAAGCCCGTCCAATCTGCCGTGGGTGGATGGCCTGTGGGAATCCATCAGGCGCTCGGCAACAGACTAG
- a CDS encoding DUF501 domain-containing protein, with the protein MAAPVEDNSAPASQESRKPSAHDLEILSRQLGRPVRDVVEIPARCVCGNPLVAATAPRLSNGTPFPTTFYLTHPVITAAVSRLEAGGLMNEMNERLTADEPLAAAYRSAHEAYLQARDEIAGRAGTGDVPEIAGVSAGGMPTRVKCLHVLVGHSLAAGPGVNPLGDEAIGAISEWWTVDRCYCDGAWDSAGEAPSQDLSRHGPQGLPDIVGRPAPIRKSKFSHATEPSGEPAAGELNV; encoded by the coding sequence ATGGCAGCGCCAGTGGAAGACAACTCGGCACCTGCATCGCAGGAGTCCCGCAAGCCATCAGCACACGATCTTGAAATCCTCAGCCGCCAGCTCGGACGGCCGGTGCGCGACGTGGTCGAAATCCCGGCCCGCTGCGTGTGCGGCAACCCGCTGGTCGCCGCGACGGCTCCGCGCCTGAGCAACGGAACCCCTTTTCCCACGACGTTCTACTTGACGCACCCGGTCATCACCGCCGCCGTGTCGCGGCTCGAAGCCGGCGGACTCATGAATGAGATGAACGAACGTCTCACCGCTGACGAGCCTTTGGCGGCGGCCTACAGGAGCGCCCACGAAGCCTATCTCCAGGCACGTGACGAGATTGCCGGACGTGCCGGCACCGGCGACGTTCCAGAAATCGCCGGCGTCTCGGCCGGCGGCATGCCCACCCGCGTCAAGTGCCTGCACGTGCTGGTCGGACACTCCCTGGCCGCCGGTCCCGGCGTCAATCCGCTCGGCGACGAGGCCATCGGGGCGATCAGCGAATGGTGGACCGTGGACCGCTGCTATTGCGACGGCGCGTGGGACAGTGCGGGCGAGGCTCCGTCCCAGGACCTCAGCCGCCATGGACCGCAGGGCCTGCCGGACATCGTGGGCCGTCCTGCCCCGATCCGCAAATCCAAGTTCTCCCACGCAACAGAGCCATCAGGGGAACCAGCCGCAGGGGAGCTCAACGTATGA
- a CDS encoding Ppx/GppA phosphatase family protein: protein MNRVAAIDCGTNSIRLLIADANGADAGFPLRDVVREMRVVRLGQGVDATGELAPEALERTFAATADYAELIRRHGAGGVRFVATSASRDARNRDVFVDGIRELLGVEPEVISGDEEAALSFAGASSVLPSRGKDPVLVVDLGGGSTEFVLGDSDGVIAAKSVDIGCVRLTERHLRSDPPTPEQIAAAEADVDAAMDLVARTVPLGRATAVVGVAGTVTTITAHALGLSEYDPALIHGASLDLATITDAATSLLEMSREERARLPYMHPGRVDVIGAGALVWRRILQRLAELGEGSITAAISSEHDILDGIALSVR from the coding sequence ATGAACCGGGTAGCTGCCATCGATTGCGGCACCAATTCGATCCGGCTCCTGATCGCGGATGCAAACGGCGCGGACGCAGGCTTTCCGTTGCGGGACGTTGTCCGCGAGATGCGCGTGGTGCGCCTCGGCCAAGGGGTTGACGCCACCGGCGAACTTGCCCCCGAGGCACTCGAACGAACCTTTGCGGCAACAGCCGACTATGCCGAACTGATCCGCCGTCATGGCGCCGGGGGTGTCCGTTTCGTGGCGACCTCTGCCAGCCGGGACGCCCGTAACCGGGACGTCTTTGTTGACGGGATCCGGGAACTGCTGGGCGTCGAACCCGAGGTCATCTCCGGTGACGAAGAAGCGGCCCTGTCCTTCGCCGGCGCGAGCAGCGTGCTGCCTTCGCGCGGCAAGGACCCGGTGCTTGTGGTGGATCTTGGCGGCGGAAGCACCGAGTTCGTCCTCGGAGACTCCGACGGCGTCATTGCCGCCAAATCCGTCGACATCGGCTGCGTACGGCTGACCGAGCGGCACCTCCGCAGCGACCCTCCGACGCCGGAGCAGATCGCCGCCGCGGAAGCCGACGTCGACGCAGCCATGGACCTCGTGGCTCGCACGGTCCCGCTGGGCCGGGCCACCGCCGTCGTGGGTGTTGCCGGTACCGTCACCACCATCACGGCGCACGCCTTGGGCCTAAGCGAGTACGATCCCGCACTCATCCACGGTGCCAGCCTGGACCTCGCGACCATCACCGACGCAGCTACGAGCCTGCTGGAAATGAGCCGCGAGGAACGTGCCCGGCTGCCCTACATGCACCCCGGACGCGTTGACGTCATCGGTGCCGGAGCCCTCGTGTGGCGCCGTATCCTCCAGCGCCTGGCAGAGCTCGGAGAGGGTTCCATCACTGCTGCCATCTCCAGCGAGCACGACATCCTCGACGGCATCGCGCTGAGTGTTCGTTGA
- a CDS encoding S8 family serine peptidase — MTLPHGWRRRTASAALAAMLAGGSLAGAMLTAPSAFADSWRDKEYWLNEYGISAAWQVSKGAGVKVAIIDSGVDGQHPDLKGAVVGGTDASGAGDPNGQKSIGAKPEHGTLVATLLAGRGHASASPSASPSSSSPPSSGSSVGTDGIVGVAPEAEILSVSAWLGSPNPAGKTDQEQIPEAVRWAVDNGAKVINISLGSTSPDWPQSWDAAFLYAEQKDVVIVAAAGNRIGGNVQVGAPATIPGVLTVAGLDRNRTASVDASSQGISIGVSAPAEKLVGGVPGGSYEDWAGTSGSAPIVSGVAALIRSKWPDMSAKQVINRIVSTAEDAGAPGKDPIYGYGILNAEAALKADVPEVASNPVGSIADWIRVHRRGDLSTPTPPSTSKPSIPAATLADPTVPAAKAPSQSDTAVPAAVVIGFGSLFVAIVAGATVQLRRSYRASPELPEEPATGVVDVVDPSGPK; from the coding sequence ATGACGTTGCCACACGGCTGGCGCCGCCGGACAGCATCGGCCGCGCTGGCCGCCATGCTGGCCGGTGGAAGCCTCGCAGGTGCCATGCTCACCGCCCCCTCGGCGTTCGCCGACTCTTGGCGGGACAAGGAATACTGGCTCAACGAATACGGCATCTCCGCAGCCTGGCAGGTATCAAAGGGCGCCGGGGTGAAAGTGGCCATCATCGACAGCGGGGTGGACGGGCAACACCCGGACCTCAAGGGCGCTGTGGTCGGCGGAACCGATGCTTCGGGTGCGGGAGATCCGAACGGACAGAAGAGCATCGGGGCCAAACCCGAGCACGGGACCCTCGTCGCTACGCTCCTCGCAGGGCGTGGACACGCTTCGGCCAGCCCATCGGCTTCTCCGTCATCGTCGTCGCCTCCTTCGTCCGGTTCCAGTGTCGGCACGGACGGAATCGTCGGCGTCGCGCCCGAGGCCGAGATCCTCTCCGTTTCCGCCTGGCTCGGGTCGCCGAATCCCGCGGGGAAGACGGACCAGGAACAGATTCCCGAAGCTGTCCGCTGGGCAGTGGACAACGGCGCCAAGGTCATCAATATTTCCCTCGGCAGCACCTCGCCTGATTGGCCCCAGAGCTGGGATGCGGCGTTCCTCTATGCCGAACAAAAGGACGTGGTGATTGTGGCCGCAGCGGGAAACCGGATCGGTGGAAACGTCCAGGTCGGCGCGCCGGCGACGATTCCGGGCGTACTGACCGTGGCAGGACTCGACCGGAACCGCACGGCCAGCGTCGACGCTTCTTCGCAGGGAATCAGCATCGGCGTCTCGGCGCCCGCGGAAAAGCTGGTGGGCGGCGTGCCTGGGGGTAGCTATGAAGACTGGGCCGGCACGTCCGGCTCCGCGCCGATTGTCTCCGGGGTCGCGGCGCTTATCCGCTCGAAATGGCCGGATATGAGCGCCAAGCAGGTCATCAACAGAATTGTGTCGACGGCCGAGGATGCAGGGGCGCCCGGCAAGGACCCCATCTACGGGTACGGCATCCTCAACGCCGAGGCGGCGCTGAAAGCCGATGTTCCCGAGGTGGCGAGCAATCCGGTGGGATCCATTGCGGACTGGATCCGGGTGCATCGGCGCGGAGACCTCAGCACCCCTACGCCTCCGTCAACGTCGAAACCGAGCATCCCCGCAGCCACCTTGGCGGATCCCACGGTTCCTGCGGCAAAGGCGCCCTCGCAATCCGATACTGCGGTTCCGGCCGCTGTGGTCATCGGCTTCGGTTCGCTTTTCGTGGCGATCGTTGCGGGCGCCACGGTCCAGTTGAGGCGCTCCTACCGGGCCTCGCCGGAACTGCCCGAGGAACCCGCGACCGGCGTGGTGGACGTCGTGGATCCGAGCGGCCCGAAATAG
- a CDS encoding NAD(P)/FAD-dependent oxidoreductase has protein sequence MATTPELIDRPRVLVVGGGYVGLYVALKLQKKIANAGGIVTVVDPLPYMTYQPFLPEVAGGNIEARHAVVSHRQHLKQTELIQGRVTSIDHQNRTAVVAPADGGEPFEIPYFDVVVAAGAITRTFPIKGLADEGIGLKTIEEAVALRNKVLERIELASTMTDAAERAKALTFVVVGGGFAGIECITEMEDLARAAVKNNSRVRQEEVRFVLVEAMGRIMPEVTAAQAEWVVEHLRSRGIEVLLNTSLDNAEGSLKLINLPDKTPAQEFEADTLVWTAGVQANPMIRSTDFPLEPRGRVRVLPDLRIAGDEGIIDNAWAAGDIAAVPDLTGSGLPDGTCVPNAQHALRQAKRLAKNLWASRWDKPMGDYKHKNLGAVAGFGEWKGVANINILGRIGLKGGLAWLAHRGYHGLAIPTGERKVRVIFNWLLGMTMGRDTTQLLDLDNPRGAFVAAATPAPKPAAAPAPAAGPAEAKAPVTADAK, from the coding sequence ATGGCAACCACCCCTGAGCTCATTGACCGTCCCCGTGTTCTCGTTGTCGGCGGCGGATACGTCGGCCTGTACGTAGCACTCAAGCTGCAGAAGAAGATCGCGAATGCCGGCGGCATCGTCACTGTCGTTGATCCCCTTCCCTACATGACCTACCAGCCCTTCCTCCCCGAAGTGGCCGGCGGCAACATCGAGGCACGCCACGCCGTCGTCTCGCACCGCCAGCACCTCAAGCAGACGGAACTCATCCAGGGCCGCGTCACCAGCATCGACCACCAGAACCGCACCGCTGTTGTTGCTCCGGCCGACGGCGGAGAGCCTTTCGAGATCCCTTACTTCGACGTCGTGGTTGCCGCCGGTGCCATTACCCGCACCTTCCCCATCAAGGGCCTCGCTGACGAAGGCATTGGCCTTAAGACCATCGAAGAAGCGGTCGCACTCCGAAACAAGGTCCTTGAGCGCATCGAGCTCGCCTCCACCATGACGGACGCCGCCGAGCGCGCCAAGGCCCTGACCTTCGTGGTCGTGGGTGGCGGTTTCGCCGGTATTGAGTGCATCACCGAGATGGAAGACCTCGCCCGCGCTGCAGTCAAGAACAACTCGCGTGTCCGCCAGGAAGAAGTCCGCTTCGTTCTCGTCGAGGCCATGGGCCGCATCATGCCCGAGGTCACCGCGGCCCAGGCCGAGTGGGTTGTTGAACACCTGCGCAGCCGCGGCATCGAGGTCCTGCTCAACACGTCCCTCGACAACGCCGAGGGCAGCCTGAAGCTCATCAACCTGCCGGACAAGACCCCTGCCCAGGAGTTCGAAGCCGACACCCTCGTGTGGACAGCAGGCGTGCAGGCCAACCCGATGATCCGTTCCACCGACTTCCCGCTCGAGCCGCGCGGACGTGTCCGTGTCCTCCCGGACCTGCGCATTGCGGGCGACGAAGGCATCATCGACAACGCCTGGGCGGCCGGCGATATCGCTGCCGTTCCCGACCTCACGGGCAGCGGACTGCCGGACGGCACCTGCGTTCCGAACGCCCAGCACGCCCTGCGCCAGGCCAAGCGCCTCGCGAAGAACCTGTGGGCCTCCCGTTGGGACAAGCCCATGGGCGACTACAAGCACAAGAACCTTGGCGCAGTTGCCGGCTTCGGTGAGTGGAAGGGCGTTGCCAACATCAACATCCTGGGCCGCATCGGCCTCAAGGGTGGACTCGCCTGGCTGGCCCACCGCGGCTACCACGGCCTGGCCATCCCCACCGGTGAGCGCAAGGTCCGCGTGATCTTCAACTGGCTCCTGGGCATGACCATGGGCCGCGACACCACGCAGCTGCTGGACCTCGACAACCCGCGGGGAGCCTTCGTGGCCGCTGCCACCCCGGCTCCCAAGCCGGCCGCCGCACCCGCGCCGGCTGCCGGGCCTGCTGAAGCCAAGGCTCCGGTGACGGCTGACGCCAAGTAG
- a CDS encoding N-acetyltransferase: MAGESDLTTLLTSMHPVLRDGDYVYALWPHGKQLEGHIEAAVREAEGLTVVLRREEAGRLGLSYDFVAAWITLQIHSALEAVGLTAAVSSALTAADISCNVLAGFHHDHLLVPSAERGHAMEVLELLAKGVVLRTERQSDRESVLALTAAAFSTSPVTGLPVEGVPPEVTLLRELFDCDEYLPQFSIVAEIAGEIVGHVISTRGRIGELRLLGLGPISVQPHLQRRGIGSALLRETVRRADDAAEPGIALLGSTGYYPRFGFLPARTLGVMAPDAGWGDHFQLLPLKAWPDGVSGTFRYAAPFRGL; encoded by the coding sequence ATGGCTGGCGAAAGCGATCTGACGACCCTCCTGACATCCATGCACCCCGTGCTTCGAGACGGTGACTACGTGTACGCGTTGTGGCCGCACGGTAAACAGCTTGAGGGCCATATCGAGGCCGCCGTCCGCGAAGCGGAGGGCCTCACGGTGGTGCTGCGCCGGGAGGAAGCCGGGCGCCTGGGATTGTCCTACGATTTCGTCGCGGCGTGGATCACCCTTCAAATCCACTCCGCGCTGGAAGCTGTGGGGCTCACCGCGGCCGTCAGCTCTGCCCTCACGGCAGCCGATATCAGCTGCAACGTCCTTGCCGGGTTCCACCACGACCACCTGTTGGTGCCATCCGCCGAACGCGGGCACGCCATGGAAGTGCTCGAACTCCTGGCCAAAGGTGTGGTGCTGCGAACGGAGCGGCAGTCGGACCGCGAGTCCGTGCTTGCGCTCACCGCTGCCGCCTTTTCCACCAGCCCGGTCACCGGGCTGCCCGTCGAAGGAGTCCCGCCCGAAGTGACGCTGTTGCGTGAACTCTTCGACTGCGATGAGTACTTGCCGCAGTTCAGCATCGTGGCCGAGATTGCCGGTGAGATCGTAGGCCACGTCATCAGTACCCGCGGCCGGATCGGGGAGCTCCGGCTTTTGGGGCTGGGCCCGATCAGCGTCCAGCCGCACCTGCAGCGTCGCGGCATCGGATCTGCGCTTTTGCGCGAAACCGTCCGACGGGCCGACGACGCGGCCGAACCGGGCATCGCGCTGCTGGGCAGCACCGGGTACTATCCGCGCTTCGGATTTCTACCCGCCCGCACGCTGGGCGTGATGGCCCCCGACGCCGGGTGGGGAGACCATTTCCAGCTGTTGCCCCTCAAAGCATGGCCCGACGGCGTCAGCGGAACCTTTCGTTATGCCGCGCCATTCCGAGGACTCTAG
- a CDS encoding branched-chain amino acid ABC transporter substrate-binding protein: protein MYRKKVISAIAAAATLGMLVAGCANQTAPSGTETSGGGGRINIPAISKVDVPAGAVLPAGDGKAKCPSTTTLAYAGAETGPNAQLGINIFNGIQLAINQHNTANPGCQVQFKKFDTEGDPNKATGPVTQIVSESDIIGVVGLPFSGESKATGNIFEQKGLVHITPSATNPSLTKNGWTTFFRALGNDAVQGPAAAKFLTDKLQAKKVYLVQDDSDYGIGLGTTTSAALGSAMVGSDKVVTGQKDFSAVISKIMNAKADTVYYAGYYAEGAPFDQQLVGKGFTGSFVGPDGVKDDQFIKQAGDASSNSYFTCPCIPGELIPSFESEYKKLANAEPGTYSIEGYDAATVLLSGIDKGKQSRADLLSWVKSYDADGLSKHYKWDATGELATPDVYGYKVENGKIVPIGVIGK, encoded by the coding sequence ATGTACAGGAAGAAAGTCATTTCGGCGATTGCAGCAGCAGCCACCCTTGGCATGCTCGTGGCGGGCTGTGCGAATCAGACTGCCCCTAGCGGCACCGAAACCTCGGGTGGCGGCGGCAGGATCAACATCCCTGCGATTTCCAAAGTCGACGTTCCTGCCGGAGCTGTTTTGCCAGCAGGCGATGGCAAAGCAAAATGCCCGTCAACCACCACCCTTGCCTATGCCGGTGCAGAGACAGGACCCAACGCCCAGCTGGGTATCAACATCTTCAACGGCATCCAGCTTGCCATCAACCAGCACAACACCGCGAACCCCGGCTGCCAGGTCCAGTTCAAGAAATTCGATACTGAAGGCGACCCGAACAAGGCCACGGGCCCGGTCACGCAGATCGTGTCCGAGTCGGACATCATCGGAGTGGTGGGCTTGCCCTTCTCGGGAGAATCCAAGGCCACCGGCAACATCTTCGAGCAGAAGGGCTTGGTGCACATCACGCCCTCCGCAACCAACCCGAGCCTGACGAAGAACGGCTGGACCACCTTCTTCCGCGCCCTCGGCAATGACGCCGTCCAGGGTCCGGCTGCGGCGAAGTTCCTCACGGACAAGCTGCAGGCAAAGAAGGTCTACCTCGTCCAGGACGATTCTGACTACGGCATCGGTTTGGGAACCACAACGTCCGCGGCCCTTGGCTCGGCGATGGTGGGGTCCGACAAGGTTGTCACAGGCCAGAAGGACTTCTCGGCCGTGATTTCCAAGATCATGAACGCCAAGGCAGACACCGTCTACTACGCCGGCTACTACGCCGAAGGCGCTCCCTTCGACCAGCAGCTGGTTGGAAAGGGATTCACCGGCTCCTTCGTGGGTCCGGATGGCGTGAAGGATGACCAGTTCATCAAGCAGGCCGGCGACGCGTCGTCGAACTCGTACTTCACCTGCCCGTGCATCCCCGGCGAGCTGATCCCGAGCTTCGAGTCCGAGTACAAGAAGCTTGCCAACGCTGAGCCCGGAACCTACTCCATTGAAGGTTACGACGCAGCCACGGTCCTGCTCTCCGGTATCGACAAGGGCAAGCAGTCCCGCGCGGACCTTCTTTCCTGGGTCAAGTCCTACGATGCGGACGGCCTGTCGAAGCACTACAAGTGGGATGCAACCGGCGAACTGGCAACGCCTGATGTTTACGGCTACAAAGTTGAGAACGGCAAGATCGTTCCCATCGGCGTCATCGGAAAATAA